The following coding sequences are from one Wenzhouxiangella sp. AB-CW3 window:
- the def gene encoding peptide deformylase produces the protein MSKLNILEFPDPRLRRVAQPVDQVTEREQQLAADMLETMYAARGIGLAATQVNEGVRLLVLDLSEERDDPKVFINPEIIEREGSQVCEEGCLSVPGIYAEVKRAERIRVRALDTDGESFELEADGLLAVCIQHEIDHLDGKVFVDYLSPLKRRMVEKKLRKQQREKATA, from the coding sequence ATGTCAAAACTCAACATCCTGGAATTCCCCGATCCGCGCCTTCGCCGGGTGGCACAACCGGTCGATCAGGTGACCGAACGGGAGCAGCAACTGGCCGCCGACATGCTCGAAACCATGTATGCCGCGCGCGGCATTGGGCTGGCGGCCACCCAGGTCAACGAAGGCGTCCGCTTGCTGGTGCTGGACCTGAGTGAGGAGCGTGACGACCCGAAGGTCTTCATCAACCCCGAGATTATCGAGCGCGAGGGCAGCCAGGTCTGCGAGGAAGGCTGTCTTTCGGTACCCGGCATCTATGCCGAGGTCAAGCGGGCCGAGCGCATCCGTGTGCGGGCGCTGGATACCGACGGCGAAAGCTTCGAGCTGGAAGCCGATGGTCTGCTGGCCGTCTGCATTCAGCACGAGATCGATCATCTCGACGGCAAGGTGTTCGTCGATTACCTCTCGCCACTCAAGCGGCGCATGGTCGAGAAGAAGCTGCGCAAGCAGCAGCGCGAAAAGGCGACTGCCTGA
- the rsmB gene encoding 16S rRNA (cytosine(967)-C(5))-methyltransferase RsmB: MRRNGSAGARPRWLAAQACRAVLDRGQALDEVLASLLDKVENARDRALVRRLANGVMRNWPALDFIVRELLERPMRSGDRVIFFLLTVAVHELRDAREPDHAVVHAAVAAAGDFRGGRLRGLVNAVLRNFQRRREALQKQVARDPVRDLGYPRWLIDHIDQDWPGEREGILAAGNAVPPLWLRVNRRCWTPQQALEALEAAGIQAMAMPDFPDALVLRERVRVSDLPGLAEGRLSVQDGAAQLVVDEMALEDGLRVLDACAAPGGKSAHILERADVDLTALDVSADRLIRVEKTLKRLGLDARLQCGDACRPRDWWDDRRFDRILVDAPCSATGVIRRHPDIRWLRRASDVDALIQTQRAMLNALWPLLAPGGILVYATCSVLVAENAGQFQSFLERHADACLIEHSELPGRPGDPGRQLLPGDQDCDGFFCAAARRLQPE, translated from the coding sequence GTGAGGCGAAACGGGTCTGCCGGGGCGCGGCCGCGCTGGCTGGCGGCGCAGGCATGCCGGGCAGTGCTGGATCGCGGGCAGGCGCTGGACGAGGTGCTGGCCTCCTTGCTCGATAAGGTGGAAAACGCGCGCGACCGGGCATTGGTACGGCGACTGGCCAACGGTGTGATGCGCAACTGGCCGGCGCTGGATTTCATTGTTCGAGAATTGCTGGAACGCCCGATGAGATCTGGCGACCGGGTGATCTTCTTCCTTCTGACCGTTGCCGTGCACGAATTGCGCGACGCGCGCGAACCCGACCATGCCGTGGTGCATGCCGCGGTGGCCGCGGCGGGCGATTTCCGGGGCGGTCGCCTGCGGGGGCTCGTGAATGCGGTGCTGCGCAACTTCCAGCGCCGGCGCGAAGCGCTGCAAAAGCAGGTCGCCAGGGATCCCGTGCGGGATCTCGGCTATCCGCGCTGGCTGATCGATCATATCGATCAGGATTGGCCGGGCGAGCGTGAAGGCATACTGGCCGCGGGCAATGCCGTACCGCCTCTGTGGCTCCGGGTCAATCGCCGCTGCTGGACGCCCCAGCAGGCGCTCGAGGCGCTGGAGGCGGCTGGTATCCAGGCCATGGCAATGCCCGACTTTCCCGACGCCCTCGTCCTGCGCGAGCGGGTCCGAGTCAGCGATTTGCCCGGCCTGGCCGAAGGCCGACTGTCCGTGCAGGATGGTGCGGCGCAACTGGTTGTCGATGAAATGGCCCTGGAAGACGGCTTGCGCGTTCTTGATGCCTGTGCCGCACCCGGTGGCAAGAGCGCGCATATCCTCGAACGCGCCGATGTCGACCTGACCGCCTTGGATGTGTCTGCCGACCGGCTGATTCGCGTGGAGAAGACTCTCAAACGCCTCGGGCTGGATGCAAGGCTGCAGTGCGGCGACGCCTGCCGCCCGCGCGACTGGTGGGACGACCGGCGTTTCGATCGCATTCTCGTCGATGCCCCCTGTTCGGCAACCGGCGTGATCCGTCGTCACCCCGATATCCGTTGGCTGCGTCGGGCATCCGATGTCGATGCGCTCATCCAGACCCAGCGCGCCATGCTGAATGCGCTGTGGCCGCTGCTGGCCCCGGGCGGTATCCTTGTCTACGCCACCTGCTCGGTGCTGGTGGCAGAAAATGCCGGCCAGTTCCAATCCTTTCTGGAGCGACATGCAGATGCGTGCCTCATTGAACACAGCGAGCTTCCGGGCCGACCGGGCGATCCGGGGCGCCAGTTGCTGCCGGGCGATCAGGATTGCGATGGTTTTTTCTGTGCTGCTGCTCGTCGGCTGCAGCCAGAATGA
- a CDS encoding LysM peptidoglycan-binding domain-containing protein, which yields MKRVLVLTAVLLLAFSVQAEDIELREDHPREYVVQEGDTLWDIASRFLERPWQWPAIWHANPDIENPHLIFPGDVISLVFIGGEPRLMVDDSVRRLSPEVRREQLVGPISTIPYDAIEPFLRHPRIIPADEFDDLPYVIANQDRRVMTGPGDRTYVRGLEDAQVGDQVVVARVTFQFEDRRDPDDDDIRLRRNEIRHGPGQVPSNVRPAGRVWQSTFGRLERFNYPVIGYEMWEAARGEVVQTGDPATLELLSGRREVMEGDLVLPVDEHVFDTNFHPRAMDVIPERARVLAITEAYYGVGHYQIVAINLGAADGIEPGHTFSAFRPGETIRDELRYPLLSRAARQNSERRYVTLPEEFAGQLMVFRPFENISYAIVLDGTDAIRVDDRLYHPDRQP from the coding sequence GTGAAACGTGTATTGGTATTGACCGCAGTCCTGTTGCTGGCGTTCAGTGTACAGGCTGAGGACATTGAGTTGCGTGAGGATCATCCGCGCGAATACGTGGTCCAGGAGGGGGACACGCTTTGGGATATCGCCAGCCGCTTTCTGGAGCGGCCCTGGCAATGGCCGGCCATCTGGCATGCCAATCCCGATATCGAGAACCCGCACCTGATCTTCCCAGGCGATGTCATTTCGCTGGTATTCATCGGCGGTGAGCCGCGTCTGATGGTGGATGACTCGGTGCGCCGGCTTTCGCCGGAGGTGCGTCGGGAACAGTTGGTCGGGCCGATTTCGACCATTCCCTACGATGCCATTGAGCCGTTCCTGCGGCATCCGCGCATCATCCCCGCCGACGAGTTCGACGACCTGCCCTACGTCATCGCCAACCAGGATCGGCGCGTGATGACCGGCCCGGGAGACCGCACCTACGTGCGCGGCCTGGAAGATGCCCAGGTGGGTGACCAGGTGGTGGTTGCACGCGTGACCTTCCAGTTCGAGGATCGACGCGACCCCGACGATGACGATATCCGGCTGCGACGCAACGAGATTCGCCATGGGCCGGGCCAGGTACCCAGCAACGTGCGCCCGGCCGGTCGGGTCTGGCAATCGACCTTCGGACGGCTCGAGCGCTTCAACTACCCGGTCATCGGCTACGAAATGTGGGAGGCAGCCCGTGGCGAGGTCGTTCAAACAGGTGACCCGGCCACGCTTGAACTGCTCTCCGGGCGCCGCGAGGTGATGGAAGGTGACCTCGTGCTGCCGGTCGACGAGCATGTTTTCGACACCAACTTCCACCCGCGTGCCATGGACGTGATTCCCGAGCGTGCGCGTGTGCTGGCCATTACCGAGGCCTATTACGGCGTGGGTCACTACCAGATCGTTGCCATCAACCTGGGCGCGGCCGACGGCATCGAGCCGGGGCATACCTTCTCGGCATTCCGTCCCGGAGAGACCATCCGCGACGAGCTGCGCTATCCTCTGCTCAGCCGGGCGGCTCGGCAGAACTCCGAGCGCCGGTATGTCACCCTGCCGGAGGAATTTGCCGGGCAACTGATGGTTTTCAGGCCCTTCGAGAACATCAGTTACGCAATCGTGCTCGACGGCACCGACGCCATTCGCGTCGACGACAGGCTGTATCACCCCGACCGCCAGCCCTGA
- the fmt gene encoding methionyl-tRNA formyltransferase produces the protein MRVVFAGTPDFAVPALKALIDHAKWYPAAVFTQPDRPAGRGRKLKFGPVKQVAVDAGIDVFQPHSLRTPEARAPLADIQPDLLVTAAYGLLLPPAVLELPAHGCWNLHASLLPRWRGASPINQAVIAGDRQTGISLMQMDQGLDTGPVIMQAATEIGAEETAGQLHDRLAPLAAELLVEALEQLETDRLPEPVPQDNAQATHAPLIRKSDARLDWHRPADQLARMVRGYHPWPVTFAELQGIEFRIHRARALPGEGGQPGQLVRGNDIDGIAVACGEGVLEILELQAPGRKRVTARDWLNAHPDWRG, from the coding sequence GTGCGGGTGGTGTTTGCCGGCACGCCGGACTTTGCGGTGCCGGCCCTCAAGGCGCTGATCGACCATGCGAAATGGTATCCGGCGGCCGTCTTCACCCAGCCCGACCGACCGGCCGGGCGCGGTCGAAAGCTGAAGTTCGGCCCGGTCAAGCAGGTCGCGGTCGATGCCGGCATCGACGTGTTTCAGCCGCATTCACTCCGGACGCCCGAGGCGCGTGCCCCGCTGGCCGACATCCAGCCCGACCTGCTGGTGACCGCCGCCTACGGCCTGCTTCTGCCGCCCGCCGTGCTTGAACTGCCCGCGCACGGCTGCTGGAACCTGCATGCCTCGCTGCTGCCGCGCTGGAGAGGGGCCAGTCCGATCAATCAGGCCGTGATCGCCGGCGACAGGCAGACCGGAATTTCCCTGATGCAGATGGATCAGGGGCTGGATACCGGTCCGGTCATCATGCAGGCCGCCACCGAAATCGGCGCCGAAGAAACGGCCGGCCAGTTGCATGACCGTCTGGCTCCCCTGGCCGCCGAACTGCTGGTCGAGGCACTTGAGCAACTGGAGACCGACCGTTTGCCCGAGCCCGTGCCACAGGACAATGCCCAGGCCACGCACGCACCGCTGATCCGCAAGTCCGATGCCAGGCTGGACTGGCATCGTCCGGCCGATCAACTGGCTCGGATGGTGCGCGGCTACCACCCTTGGCCGGTCACGTTTGCCGAACTCCAGGGTATCGAGTTCCGTATCCATCGGGCCCGTGCGCTACCGGGAGAAGGCGGTCAGCCCGGGCAGCTGGTGCGCGGCAACGATATCGATGGTATCGCCGTGGCCTGTGGCGAGGGCGTGCTGGAAATCCTCGAACTGCAGGCGCCCGGACGCAAGCGGGTCACGGCAAGAGACTGGCTCAACGCACATCCGGACTGGCGGGGATGA
- a CDS encoding sensor histidine kinase, with amino-acid sequence MPSKRTWKRLLRAVPLAAVLVLLLSSLYLVSSVEQEATQLGRLAMWIIVLTGVSVLILLAVIVGRLVKLVQRLRAGEAGARLTARLVAVFVVLTLPPVVILYLFAMQFITDTIDGWMDVEAERALADSIELGQMFMDIRTREVRGQINRLADEIDLTDEDRLFGQLLRQVSSAGPTELAVLDTSGRTEVMVSIDAGRLVADRPNDFALVQALQNQEYAAAEPTEDGIQIRVLRRLVAPMLGGETLLLQALYPLPAGFSDLAGNIEEAYFRYQNVSFLRSRLQQSLILILSLVLLLTLLLAMLLAFNAARRLTQPIRELAEATEEIAAGRFPGDLAVKTRDELGFLVGSFNTMKRELATSRAELEAQRRYLEIVLGRLSAGVLAIDPAGRVSAFNDSAVSILGLDADRVRGQAVEAVRTSRPDLEPLFAVIAERHAAPGSEWRREIKLGTPDRPLVLVCRGSELPAETGGHVVVFDDVTVLDQAQRDAAWGEVARRLAHEVKNPLTPIQLAAERLAYKLEPGLPDEQRQLLTKATGTIRAQVDALKRLVDSFGDYARPSGLNLEAVNPVALVNEVVDLYTSGDMPVSFQVRADEDVGRIQADAGRLRQVLLNLVRNAQEAHPQDQPTIRITIRAQHRDEHDGVTICLHDDGPGFADEVLQRIFEPYVTTKPRGSGLGLAIVRRTIEEHGGQIEVANPEAGGAEVRLWLPRGGVH; translated from the coding sequence ATGCCCAGTAAGCGCACCTGGAAGCGTTTGCTGCGCGCCGTCCCGCTGGCCGCCGTACTGGTGCTGCTGCTCAGTTCGCTCTACCTGGTGTCTTCGGTCGAGCAGGAAGCCACCCAGCTCGGGCGCCTGGCAATGTGGATCATTGTGCTCACGGGTGTGTCGGTGCTGATTCTGCTGGCCGTGATCGTCGGCCGGCTGGTCAAACTGGTGCAGCGGCTGCGCGCCGGCGAGGCCGGGGCTCGGCTGACCGCGCGGCTGGTGGCCGTCTTTGTCGTCCTGACCCTGCCGCCGGTCGTGATTCTCTACCTTTTTGCCATGCAGTTCATTACCGACACCATCGATGGCTGGATGGATGTCGAGGCCGAGCGCGCGCTGGCCGACTCGATCGAATTGGGCCAGATGTTCATGGATATCCGCACCCGCGAGGTGCGCGGTCAGATCAATCGTCTCGCCGACGAGATCGACCTGACCGACGAGGACCGGCTGTTTGGCCAGCTCCTGCGCCAGGTCAGCTCGGCCGGGCCCACGGAACTGGCCGTACTGGACACCAGCGGCCGCACCGAAGTCATGGTCAGCATCGATGCCGGCAGGCTGGTGGCCGACCGGCCCAACGACTTTGCGCTGGTGCAGGCGTTGCAGAACCAGGAGTATGCCGCCGCCGAACCGACCGAAGACGGCATTCAGATCCGTGTATTGCGGCGCCTGGTTGCCCCGATGCTGGGTGGAGAAACCCTGCTGCTGCAGGCCCTCTATCCGCTGCCGGCGGGCTTTAGCGACCTGGCCGGAAACATCGAGGAGGCGTATTTTCGTTACCAGAACGTCAGCTTCCTGAGAAGCCGGCTACAGCAGAGCCTGATTCTCATTCTGTCGCTGGTGCTGCTGTTGACCCTACTGCTGGCCATGCTGCTGGCATTCAACGCGGCGCGGCGCCTGACCCAGCCGATCCGGGAACTGGCCGAGGCCACCGAGGAAATTGCGGCCGGCCGCTTTCCCGGTGATCTGGCGGTCAAGACCCGTGACGAACTCGGCTTTCTGGTCGGGTCGTTCAACACCATGAAGCGCGAGCTGGCCACCAGCCGGGCCGAGCTCGAAGCGCAGCGGCGTTATCTGGAGATCGTGCTCGGGCGCCTTTCCGCCGGGGTGCTGGCCATCGACCCCGCCGGCCGCGTCAGCGCTTTCAACGACTCGGCGGTCAGTATTCTTGGCCTTGATGCCGATCGGGTCCGCGGCCAGGCGGTAGAGGCAGTGCGCACATCGCGGCCGGACCTGGAACCGCTGTTTGCCGTGATTGCCGAGCGCCATGCCGCCCCGGGCAGTGAATGGCGGCGCGAGATCAAGCTGGGAACACCGGACCGCCCACTGGTGCTGGTCTGCCGCGGTTCGGAACTGCCGGCCGAAACCGGTGGGCACGTGGTGGTCTTCGACGACGTGACGGTGCTGGACCAGGCCCAGCGCGATGCGGCCTGGGGCGAGGTGGCCCGCCGCCTGGCCCACGAGGTCAAGAATCCACTCACCCCCATTCAGCTGGCCGCCGAGCGGCTGGCCTACAAGCTCGAACCGGGGCTGCCCGACGAGCAGCGTCAGCTGCTGACCAAGGCCACCGGCACCATTCGGGCGCAGGTCGATGCGCTCAAGCGCCTGGTCGACAGCTTCGGTGACTATGCCCGTCCCAGTGGACTGAATCTCGAAGCCGTCAATCCAGTGGCCCTGGTCAATGAAGTGGTCGATCTGTATACCAGCGGCGACATGCCGGTCAGTTTCCAGGTCCGGGCCGATGAGGACGTGGGCCGCATTCAGGCCGATGCGGGAAGGCTCCGGCAGGTCCTGCTCAATCTGGTCCGCAATGCCCAGGAAGCGCATCCGCAGGATCAGCCCACCATTCGGATCACGATCCGCGCACAGCACCGTGACGAGCATGATGGTGTGACGATCTGCCTGCATGACGATGGGCCCGGTTTTGCCGACGAGGTGCTCCAGCGGATTTTCGAGCCCTATGTCACCACCAAGCCGCGTGGGTCGGGGCTGGGGCTGGCCATTGTCCGGCGCACCATCGAGGAGCATGGTGGCCAGATCGAGGTCGCCAATCCGGAAGCCGGCGGTGCCGAGGTGCGTCTGTGGTTGCCCCGTGGCGGAGTACACTAA
- a CDS encoding DUF4390 domain-containing protein, with the protein MVFSVLLLVGCSQNDDHDWHIELIEPALERDEDGYDIVSGIRFEPSPAMIEALERGVTLTVALQTRATGGPVFVSGLDRIRKHRLEISYLPLSRHYQLVYLRDDSHSSFPRLSMLLNALEAREPWSVKLEGDELDRGPWRVQARAELDRSRLPSPMRLPAWLDPQWRVRSDWQEWSTERVEVDAQ; encoded by the coding sequence ATGGTTTTTTCTGTGCTGCTGCTCGTCGGCTGCAGCCAGAATGACGACCATGACTGGCATATCGAGCTGATCGAGCCCGCTCTTGAGCGCGACGAAGACGGTTATGACATCGTTTCCGGCATCCGCTTCGAGCCCAGTCCGGCCATGATCGAAGCGCTGGAGCGTGGCGTGACGCTGACCGTGGCGCTGCAGACCCGGGCAACCGGCGGGCCGGTTTTCGTGTCCGGGCTGGATCGGATCAGAAAACACCGGCTGGAGATCAGCTATCTGCCACTGAGTCGGCACTACCAGCTGGTCTATCTGCGCGACGACAGTCACAGCAGTTTCCCCCGCTTGTCGATGCTGCTCAACGCGCTCGAGGCCCGCGAGCCGTGGTCGGTCAAGCTTGAAGGCGATGAGCTCGACCGTGGCCCGTGGCGGGTGCAGGCGCGCGCCGAGCTGGATCGTTCGCGGCTGCCCTCGCCGATGCGGCTGCCGGCCTGGCTGGATCCGCAGTGGCGGGTGCGCAGCGACTGGCAGGAGTGGTCGACCGAGAGAGTCGAAGTCGATGCCCAGTAA